Proteins from a genomic interval of Desulfovibrio piger:
- the speA gene encoding biosynthetic arginine decarboxylase, producing the protein MAKNRALQQWRVEDSIELYGIRNWGAGFFTVSDEGDVVVCPQGPKGPQISIPEIISGLRERGYDMPVLLRVENILDSRIASLHESFRKAIKNLNYQGEYRGVFPIKVNQQQQVVEKIAQFGSRYHHGLEVGSKAELIAAVSLMRDTEACIVCNGYKDEEFIDLGLQAQRLGFNLFFVLEMPSELDVLLSRSRELGIRPNIGVRAKLSVKASGHWTDSGGERSTFGLSPAQIVDVVDKLKACDMLDCFRLLHYHLGSQVSNIRDIRTGVMEGARLYVGLVQEGAPMGYLDLGGGLAVDYDGSHTNYISSRNYNLDEYSADIVEAIMSILDEQQVPHPHIITESGRATVAYYSVLLFNVLDVSAVEEAQLPAELPEDTPEPVLNMREVYGNISLRNLQECYNDAIYYRDEMRKLFSTGRVNLRQRTLSERFFWAIIMRIAQEKVKLKTVPRDLQDIDVSLADIYYGNFSVFQSLPDSWAIDQLFPVMPVHRLNEFPSRQGIISDITCDSDGRIDHFIDPQGLKTTLDLHPLKDGEEYYLGVFLVGAYQETLGDLHNLMGDTNVVSIRVDPDGGYEYVREIRGDSVADILSYVEYDPRRILDDLRATAERAVRAGRLTPSDRFAVLQAFEDGLRGYTYFER; encoded by the coding sequence TTGGCAAAAAACCGCGCATTGCAACAGTGGCGGGTGGAAGATTCCATCGAACTGTACGGTATCCGCAACTGGGGAGCCGGCTTTTTTACGGTGTCCGATGAAGGGGACGTGGTCGTCTGCCCGCAGGGCCCAAAGGGCCCGCAGATCTCCATACCGGAGATCATCTCCGGCTTGCGTGAACGCGGCTATGACATGCCCGTGCTGCTGCGCGTGGAAAACATCCTGGACTCCCGTATCGCCAGCCTGCACGAGTCCTTCCGCAAGGCCATCAAGAACCTGAACTATCAGGGCGAGTACCGCGGCGTCTTCCCCATCAAGGTCAACCAGCAGCAACAGGTGGTGGAAAAGATCGCCCAGTTCGGCTCCCGCTACCATCACGGTCTGGAAGTGGGCTCCAAGGCGGAGCTCATCGCCGCCGTCTCCCTGATGCGCGATACCGAAGCCTGCATCGTCTGCAACGGTTACAAGGATGAGGAGTTCATCGACCTGGGCCTGCAGGCCCAGCGCCTGGGCTTCAACCTGTTCTTCGTGCTGGAGATGCCCAGCGAACTGGACGTTCTGCTCTCCCGCAGCCGTGAACTGGGCATCCGCCCCAACATCGGCGTGCGCGCCAAGCTCTCGGTCAAGGCCAGCGGCCACTGGACCGACTCCGGCGGCGAGCGCTCCACCTTCGGCCTTTCCCCGGCCCAGATCGTGGACGTGGTGGACAAGCTCAAGGCCTGCGACATGCTGGACTGCTTCCGCCTGCTGCACTACCACCTGGGCTCTCAGGTCTCCAACATCCGCGACATCCGCACCGGCGTCATGGAAGGCGCGCGCCTTTATGTGGGCCTGGTGCAGGAAGGCGCGCCCATGGGCTACCTTGACCTGGGCGGCGGTCTGGCCGTGGACTACGACGGCTCGCACACCAATTACATCTCGTCGCGCAACTACAATCTGGACGAATACAGCGCCGACATCGTGGAAGCCATCATGAGCATCCTCGACGAGCAGCAGGTGCCGCACCCGCACATCATCACCGAATCCGGCCGCGCCACCGTGGCCTACTATTCCGTGCTGCTGTTCAACGTGCTGGACGTGAGCGCCGTGGAAGAGGCCCAGCTGCCCGCCGAGCTGCCCGAAGACACCCCCGAGCCCGTGCTGAACATGCGCGAGGTCTACGGCAACATCAGCCTGCGCAACCTGCAGGAATGCTACAACGACGCCATCTACTACCGTGACGAGATGCGCAAGCTCTTCTCCACGGGCCGCGTGAACCTGCGCCAGCGTACCCTTTCGGAGCGTTTCTTCTGGGCCATCATCATGCGCATCGCCCAGGAAAAGGTGAAGCTCAAGACCGTGCCCCGCGACCTGCAGGACATCGACGTGAGCCTGGCCGACATCTACTACGGCAACTTCAGCGTCTTCCAGTCCCTGCCGGACAGCTGGGCCATCGACCAGCTCTTCCCGGTGATGCCGGTGCACCGCCTCAACGAGTTCCCCTCGCGCCAGGGCATCATCTCGGACATCACCTGTGACTCTGACGGCCGCATCGACCACTTCATCGACCCGCAGGGCCTCAAGACAACCCTGGACCTGCATCCCCTGAAGGACGGCGAGGAATACTATCTGGGCGTCTTCCTGGTGGGTGCCTATCAGGAGACCCTGGGCGACCTGCACAACCTCATGGGCGACACCAACGTGGTCTCCATCCGCGTCGATCCCGACGGCGGCTATGAGTACGTGCGCGAGATCCGGGGCGACTCCGTGGCCGACATCCTGAGCTATGTGGAATACGACCCCCGCCGTATCCTGGACGACCTGCGCGCCACGGCCGAACGCGCCGTGCGGGCCGGACGCCTGACCCCCAGCGACCGCTTTGCCGTGCTCCAGGCTTTTGAAGACGGCCTGCGCGGCTACACCTATTTCGAACGCTAG
- a CDS encoding YkgJ family cysteine cluster protein gives MIPDLQPIFAEYEKLRASCDAVFERIRHDHAQCVTCKEGCSDCCHALFDLSLVEAMYINRAFQQAFDYGPQRSAILTRAAETDRQLTRLKRELFREEKSGKSPEAIMEEAARIKCRCPLLGDDDRCLLYQARPITCRLYGVPTAIAGQGHICGFAAFEKGKSYPTVYLDKIQSRLEDLSREIGRTVNSRFRELHEVYVPLSMALITNYDEAYLGIGPAKPEK, from the coding sequence ATGATTCCTGATCTTCAGCCCATTTTTGCCGAATACGAAAAACTCCGCGCCAGCTGTGACGCCGTGTTCGAGCGTATCCGGCACGACCATGCCCAGTGCGTCACCTGCAAGGAAGGCTGCAGCGATTGCTGTCATGCCCTGTTCGACCTTTCCCTGGTGGAGGCCATGTACATCAACCGGGCTTTCCAGCAGGCTTTCGATTACGGTCCGCAGCGCTCGGCCATCCTGACCAGGGCCGCCGAGACCGACCGTCAGCTGACCCGCCTCAAGCGCGAGCTCTTCCGGGAAGAAAAGTCCGGCAAGAGCCCCGAAGCCATCATGGAAGAAGCCGCGCGCATCAAGTGCCGCTGCCCCCTGCTGGGCGATGACGACCGCTGCCTGCTCTACCAGGCCCGTCCCATCACCTGTCGCCTCTACGGCGTGCCCACCGCCATCGCCGGTCAGGGCCACATCTGTGGCTTCGCCGCCTTCGAAAAGGGCAAGTCGTACCCCACCGTCTATCTGGACAAGATCCAGAGCCGCCTGGAAGACCTGAGCCGCGAGATCGGCCGCACCGTCAACAGCCGCTTCCGCGAGCTGCACGAAGTCTACGTGCCGCTCTCCATGGCACTCATCACCAATTACGACGAGGCCTACCTGGGCATCGGCCCGGCCAAGCCTGAAAAATAG
- the tnpA gene encoding IS200/IS605 family transposase encodes MSNYRKGSHSVFSIHLHLVWITKYRKKILSGDIAQRARSLIRGICEKHQVEILKGHIAPDHIHLFVSISPSLAVSKLMQQLKGRTAHAMINEFPLLRRQYWGRHMWARGYFCCSSGNVTDEVIKQYITQQEDADETFRIEGE; translated from the coding sequence ATGAGCAATTATCGTAAAGGCTCCCACAGTGTTTTTTCAATTCACCTGCACCTGGTCTGGATAACCAAGTACAGGAAAAAGATTTTGTCAGGCGACATCGCCCAGAGAGCCAGGTCGCTGATACGCGGCATCTGTGAAAAGCATCAGGTGGAAATTCTCAAAGGACATATAGCACCCGACCATATCCATCTTTTCGTTTCGATTTCACCAAGCCTTGCTGTGAGCAAGTTGATGCAACAACTGAAAGGCCGAACCGCGCATGCCATGATAAATGAATTTCCATTGTTGCGCCGCCAGTACTGGGGACGTCATATGTGGGCGCGTGGCTATTTCTGTTGCAGCAGTGGCAATGTGACCGATGAGGTCATTAAGCAATACATCACGCAACAGGAAGATGCAGATGAAACCTTCCGAATTGAGGGGGAATGA
- a CDS encoding ferredoxin has protein sequence MGYNVNVDTDKCVGCGECVDVCPVEVYEIKDGKSEPVNSEECLGCESCVEVCETSAITVEEA, from the coding sequence ATGGGCTACAATGTGAATGTCGATACCGACAAGTGCGTGGGCTGTGGCGAATGCGTGGACGTTTGCCCCGTGGAAGTTTACGAAATCAAGGACGGCAAGTCCGAACCCGTGAACTCCGAAGAGTGCCTGGGCTGCGAATCCTGTGTGGAAGTCTGTGAAACCAGCGCCATCACCGTTGAAGAAGCCTAA
- a CDS encoding tetratricopeptide repeat protein, translating to MKQRYDDIDEYIADLKMEIAANEQCATHHYNLGLALLSKRDFVGAEEALLNAVRNSPHLAEAYVQLGGICLERGDLEGCLRYNEEAAQCRAKFPVPWSNIAFVHLQRGEPDKAITALKKALKWDPDFVQAKNALTTAYYMQGDFEACEKLCKEILEKEPAFAPAWNNMALAQFDLGKYAEARQSAAKAAELGFEVPEGFLEELKAKGV from the coding sequence ATGAAACAGCGTTACGACGATATCGACGAATATATTGCCGACCTCAAGATGGAGATCGCGGCCAACGAGCAGTGCGCTACCCATCACTACAACCTGGGCCTGGCCCTGCTGAGCAAGCGTGACTTCGTGGGCGCCGAAGAAGCCCTGCTCAACGCCGTGCGCAACTCCCCCCACCTGGCCGAAGCCTATGTGCAGCTCGGCGGCATCTGCCTGGAACGCGGCGACCTGGAAGGCTGCCTGCGCTACAATGAAGAAGCCGCCCAGTGCCGCGCCAAGTTCCCCGTGCCGTGGAGCAACATCGCCTTCGTGCACCTGCAGCGCGGCGAGCCGGACAAGGCCATCACCGCCCTGAAAAAGGCCCTGAAGTGGGACCCCGACTTCGTGCAGGCCAAGAACGCCCTGACCACCGCCTACTACATGCAGGGCGACTTCGAAGCCTGCGAAAAGCTCTGCAAGGAGATCCTGGAAAAGGAACCCGCCTTCGCTCCCGCCTGGAACAACATGGCCCTTGCCCAGTTCGACCTTGGCAAGTACGCCGAAGCCCGCCAGTCCGCCGCCAAGGCCGCCGAGCTGGGCTTTGAAGTGCCCGAGGGCTTCCTGGAAGAGCTCAAGGCCAAGGGCGTCTAG
- a CDS encoding trypsin-like peptidase domain-containing protein, which translates to MHPSFSLFPGLRRAAGTLACLALLCTATAPAAAPVPDSSPRMTPVVRAVQATAPAVVNITSTHVVERQRISPMDQFFGFGPGFDQPRRQKRVSLGSGVIVDGKRGLVLTNAHVIAGGDEVMIHLQDGRQFPAVVKGAEPDFDLAVLEIQGPHDLPAVPLGDSSDLMPGETVIAIGNPFGFNHTVTTGVVSALGRTIRSESGVFTDLVQTDAAINPGNSGGPLLNLEGRLVGINTAVHARGEGIGFAIPVNKARRVMDDLVGQGRVAPLWLGLAADDVDQRMAMALGLREPRGIIVTRLYPGSPAGKAGIEPGDVIDSINGSPVRDRREYVNILRNQVPGAELTLGVLRGDKPEKIRVKPASFDDATALSLMQEIWGLRVREADGLMLVRETRRPGPTDFLRPGDVIAAIGGMRIRTTADLVNAFRRERLANQVLMQIVRDGRPYYARVLLQ; encoded by the coding sequence ATGCATCCGTCGTTTTCCCTGTTCCCCGGCCTGCGCCGCGCCGCAGGCACCCTGGCCTGTCTGGCCCTGCTCTGTACGGCCACGGCCCCTGCCGCCGCGCCCGTGCCGGATTCCAGCCCGCGCATGACCCCGGTGGTGCGCGCCGTCCAGGCCACGGCCCCCGCCGTCGTCAACATCACCAGCACCCATGTGGTGGAGCGCCAGCGCATCTCGCCCATGGACCAGTTTTTCGGTTTCGGCCCGGGCTTCGACCAGCCCCGCCGGCAAAAACGCGTGAGCCTCGGCTCCGGCGTCATCGTGGACGGCAAGCGCGGCCTGGTGCTGACCAACGCCCACGTCATCGCCGGTGGTGACGAGGTCATGATCCATCTGCAGGACGGCCGCCAGTTCCCCGCCGTGGTCAAGGGCGCGGAGCCGGACTTCGACCTGGCCGTGCTGGAGATCCAGGGCCCCCATGACCTGCCCGCCGTGCCCCTGGGCGATTCCTCCGACCTCATGCCCGGCGAGACCGTCATCGCCATCGGCAACCCCTTCGGCTTCAACCACACCGTCACCACGGGCGTGGTCTCGGCCCTGGGCCGCACCATCCGCAGCGAGAGCGGCGTGTTCACCGACCTGGTCCAGACCGACGCCGCCATCAACCCCGGCAACAGCGGTGGCCCCCTGCTCAACCTCGAAGGCCGTCTGGTGGGCATCAATACCGCTGTCCACGCCCGCGGCGAGGGCATCGGCTTTGCCATCCCGGTCAACAAGGCCCGCCGCGTCATGGATGACCTTGTGGGCCAGGGCCGTGTGGCGCCCCTGTGGCTGGGCCTGGCCGCCGACGACGTGGACCAGCGCATGGCCATGGCCCTGGGCCTGCGTGAGCCCCGCGGCATCATCGTCACCCGCCTCTACCCCGGCAGCCCGGCGGGCAAGGCCGGCATCGAGCCCGGCGACGTCATCGACAGCATCAACGGCTCGCCCGTGCGCGACCGTCGCGAATACGTGAACATCCTGCGCAACCAGGTGCCCGGCGCCGAGCTGACCCTGGGCGTGCTGCGCGGCGACAAGCCGGAAAAGATCCGCGTGAAGCCCGCCTCCTTCGACGATGCCACGGCCCTTTCCCTCATGCAGGAGATCTGGGGCCTGCGCGTGCGCGAGGCCGACGGCCTCATGCTGGTGCGCGAGACGCGCCGCCCCGGCCCCACGGACTTCCTGCGCCCCGGCGACGTCATCGCGGCCATCGGCGGCATGCGCATCCGCACCACCGCCGATCTGGTCAACGCCTTCCGCCGGGAACGCCTGGCCAATCAGGTACTGATGCAGATCGTCCGCGACGGCCGTCCGTATTACGCGCGCGTGCTGCTGCAATAA
- a CDS encoding tRNA lysidine(34) synthetase: MREKRSYAQEVCVKSAGKAMQQTGMIWPGCRIGVAVSGGVDSFVLLKTLHIRQGIVPFRFEIMAIHLNPGFDSQSHMPLAAWLSQHGIPSHLEVTDFGPHAHSAENQRRSPCFRCAWLRRKRLFELCSQYKLTHLALGHNAEDLVSTFFMNLCRNGRVDGMSMNEPFFGGKLHLIRPLLLVEKKYIIKAAKQWELPLWANACPSAGNTARSDMGETLKALYGVAKDSRRCILNGLSRWQLEKNSLPDVTDAGEQESGAFVRGEGTPFS; this comes from the coding sequence ATGCGCGAAAAACGCTCCTATGCGCAGGAGGTCTGCGTCAAGAGCGCCGGCAAGGCCATGCAGCAGACCGGCATGATCTGGCCCGGCTGCCGCATCGGCGTGGCCGTTTCCGGCGGGGTGGACAGCTTCGTGCTGCTCAAGACCCTGCATATCCGGCAGGGCATCGTGCCCTTCCGTTTCGAGATCATGGCCATCCATCTCAATCCCGGCTTCGATTCGCAAAGCCATATGCCGCTGGCCGCCTGGCTCTCGCAGCACGGCATCCCCTCGCATCTGGAGGTGACGGACTTCGGCCCGCACGCCCATTCGGCCGAGAACCAGCGCCGTTCCCCCTGTTTCCGCTGCGCCTGGCTGCGCCGCAAACGCCTGTTCGAGCTCTGTTCGCAGTACAAGCTCACCCATCTGGCCCTGGGGCACAATGCCGAGGATCTGGTCTCCACCTTTTTCATGAACCTGTGCCGCAACGGCCGCGTGGACGGCATGAGCATGAACGAGCCCTTCTTCGGCGGCAAGCTGCATCTGATCCGGCCGCTGCTGCTGGTGGAGAAAAAGTACATCATCAAGGCCGCCAAGCAGTGGGAGCTGCCCCTGTGGGCCAATGCCTGCCCTTCGGCCGGCAATACCGCCCGCAGCGACATGGGCGAGACCCTCAAGGCCCTGTACGGCGTGGCCAAGGATTCCCGCCGCTGCATCCTCAACGGCCTGAGCCGCTGGCAGCTGGAAAAGAACAGCCTGCCTGATGTGACGGATGCCGGAGAGCAGGAGAGCGGGGCGTTTGTCCGGGGGGAAGGGACCCCCTTTAGCTAG
- the dnaJ gene encoding molecular chaperone DnaJ, whose product MAQRDYYEVLGVDRSAGEDEIKKAYRKLAMRYHPDHNPGDAEAEQKFKEAAEAYDVLRDAEKRARYDRFGHAGVQGGMGGGGFTSNEDIFAHFSDIFGDLFGFASAGGARGPRPMQGADLRYNLKVTFEQAATGDEIPLTLPKHVTCPDCSGSGAAPGSQPETCPQCHGTGQVRHSQGFFQIAMPCSTCQGTGQVIKKPCPRCKGQGIVEERREIVVRVPAGVDTGTRLRVRGEGEPGEHGGPPGDLYVVLHVEPSKKYERQGQDLIYTCEISFVQAALGHRVEVPGLKGPLPLDIPKGIQSGTLLRLKGEGMPYPGRSNRGDLLVEVKVLTPTRVSDKQAELLREFERLESESPLDKVKNLGKKLSKKMGLD is encoded by the coding sequence ATGGCACAGCGAGACTATTACGAAGTTCTGGGGGTGGACCGCAGCGCCGGCGAGGACGAGATCAAAAAAGCCTATCGCAAGCTGGCCATGCGCTACCATCCCGACCACAACCCCGGTGACGCCGAAGCCGAACAAAAGTTCAAGGAAGCTGCCGAGGCCTATGACGTCCTGCGCGACGCCGAAAAGCGCGCCCGCTATGACCGCTTCGGTCATGCCGGTGTGCAGGGCGGCATGGGCGGTGGGGGCTTCACCAGCAACGAAGACATCTTCGCCCATTTCAGCGATATCTTCGGCGACCTTTTCGGCTTTGCTTCCGCCGGTGGCGCACGTGGTCCCCGCCCCATGCAGGGCGCCGACCTGCGCTACAACCTGAAAGTCACCTTTGAGCAGGCCGCCACGGGCGACGAGATCCCCCTGACCCTGCCCAAGCATGTGACCTGCCCCGACTGCTCCGGCAGCGGTGCCGCTCCGGGCAGCCAGCCCGAGACCTGCCCCCAGTGCCACGGCACCGGTCAGGTGCGCCATTCCCAGGGCTTCTTCCAGATCGCCATGCCCTGCTCCACCTGCCAGGGTACCGGTCAGGTCATCAAAAAGCCCTGCCCCCGCTGCAAGGGCCAGGGCATCGTGGAAGAACGCCGCGAGATCGTGGTGCGCGTCCCCGCCGGTGTGGATACCGGCACCCGCCTGCGTGTGCGCGGTGAAGGGGAGCCCGGCGAGCACGGAGGGCCTCCAGGCGACCTGTATGTGGTCCTGCATGTGGAGCCCAGCAAAAAGTACGAACGCCAGGGCCAGGACCTCATCTACACCTGCGAGATCAGCTTCGTGCAGGCGGCCCTCGGCCACCGCGTGGAAGTGCCCGGCCTCAAGGGGCCGCTGCCCCTGGACATCCCCAAGGGCATCCAGAGCGGCACCCTGCTGCGCCTCAAGGGCGAAGGCATGCCCTACCCCGGTCGCAGCAACCGCGGCGACCTGCTGGTGGAAGTCAAAGTCCTGACCCCCACCCGCGTCTCGGACAAGCAGGCCGAACTGCTGCGTGAATTCGAACGCCTGGAAAGTGAAAGCCCGCTGGACAAGGTCAAGAACCTGGGCAAGAAGCTGAGCAAAAAAATGGGCCTGGACTAG
- a CDS encoding ABC transporter ATP-binding protein yields the protein METGNRDDLLTLEDVRCHFPVRQGMLGEVRHLRAVDGVDLVLRPGQSLGLVGESGCGKSTLGRLVCGLQRPTGGRILFRGAPLPPAGAGSMAAGRIQMVFQDPFSSLDPRCTVGTSVEESLLAGERLSRRERRERVRDMFATVGLAGLERRYPHEFSGGQRQRIAVARALMTHPDLIVCDEPVSALDASVQAQILNLLRQVQEDFGPAYLFISHDLAVVGFMCPHILVMYLGRFVEEGPRERLLREPAHPYTRALLASVPSFEDLRDGKSPVRAPQQNIRGELPSPLDPPSGCRFHPRCPQATERCREEAPQWKELEPGWRVRCHLYG from the coding sequence ATGGAGACCGGGAACAGGGACGATTTGCTGACGCTGGAAGATGTGCGCTGCCACTTCCCGGTGCGTCAGGGCATGCTGGGCGAAGTGCGCCATCTGCGGGCCGTGGACGGGGTGGATCTTGTCCTGCGGCCCGGCCAGAGCCTCGGGCTGGTGGGCGAATCCGGCTGCGGCAAGTCCACGCTGGGCCGTCTGGTCTGCGGTCTGCAACGTCCCACCGGCGGCCGCATCCTGTTCCGGGGCGCGCCGCTGCCGCCTGCCGGAGCGGGCAGCATGGCGGCCGGACGCATCCAGATGGTCTTTCAGGACCCGTTCTCTTCCCTCGATCCCCGCTGCACGGTGGGCACCTCGGTGGAGGAGAGTCTGCTGGCCGGGGAGCGCCTGAGCCGCAGGGAACGCCGGGAGCGGGTGCGCGACATGTTCGCCACGGTGGGCCTGGCCGGTCTGGAACGCCGCTACCCGCACGAGTTCTCCGGCGGTCAGCGGCAGCGCATCGCCGTGGCCCGGGCGCTCATGACTCATCCTGACCTCATCGTTTGCGACGAGCCGGTCTCGGCGCTGGATGCCTCGGTGCAGGCGCAGATCCTCAACCTGCTGCGGCAGGTGCAGGAGGATTTCGGGCCCGCCTATCTGTTCATTTCCCACGATCTGGCCGTGGTGGGCTTCATGTGCCCTCACATCCTGGTCATGTATCTGGGCCGTTTCGTGGAAGAGGGCCCGCGCGAGCGTCTGCTCCGGGAGCCCGCCCATCCCTATACGCGCGCCCTGCTGGCCTCGGTGCCTTCCTTTGAGGATCTGCGCGACGGCAAAAGCCCGGTGCGCGCGCCCCAGCAGAACATCCGGGGCGAGCTGCCGAGCCCGCTGGATCCGCCGTCGGGCTGCCGCTTCCATCCCCGCTGTCCGCAGGCCACGGAACGCTGCCGCGAGGAAGCCCCGCAGTGGAAGGAGCTGGAGCCCGGCTGGCGGGTCCGCTGCCATCTGTATGGGTAA
- the cobT gene encoding nicotinate-nucleotide--dimethylbenzimidazole phosphoribosyltransferase: MKQVPVYREAVEVPALPGLFIRPLESSLLEKAQAHLDNLTKPRGSLGRLEELGRRLYAMAGGVTPLSVSPALMLTVAGDHGVTAQGVSPMPQAVTRQMTRNFLNGGAGVNVLCRSSGMDLRVVDAGCAGGPYEPHELLIDRRLGDGTADISKGPAMSRETCLQGLRHGIALVEEFADKGYRCFGTGEMGIGNSTPATAINCALFGFDPDEATGPGAGSDPERVRHKAAIVRRALEVNAAALKGDGVDILAALGGFELAIMAGIMLGAASRSLPILVDGFICSAAYAAAVRICPLVAQYAILSHASAEPGHVPALGALDSGTPLLHLDMRLGEGTGGAVAYHLLRCAVNIFNEMATFAEAQVDEGL; the protein is encoded by the coding sequence ATGAAACAAGTTCCCGTATATCGTGAGGCTGTGGAAGTGCCCGCCCTGCCGGGCCTCTTTATCCGTCCCCTGGAAAGCTCCCTGCTGGAGAAGGCCCAGGCCCATCTGGACAACCTGACCAAGCCGCGCGGCAGTCTGGGGCGTCTGGAAGAACTGGGCCGGCGCCTGTATGCCATGGCAGGCGGGGTCACGCCCCTGAGCGTGAGCCCGGCCCTGATGCTGACCGTGGCCGGGGACCACGGCGTGACGGCCCAGGGCGTCTCGCCCATGCCGCAGGCCGTGACCCGCCAGATGACGCGCAACTTCCTCAACGGCGGCGCGGGCGTCAACGTGCTGTGCCGCAGCAGCGGCATGGACCTGCGCGTGGTGGATGCCGGTTGCGCCGGGGGGCCCTACGAGCCGCACGAGCTGCTCATCGACCGCCGCCTGGGCGACGGCACCGCCGACATCAGCAAGGGCCCGGCCATGAGCCGCGAGACCTGCCTGCAGGGCCTGCGCCACGGCATCGCCCTGGTGGAGGAGTTCGCGGACAAGGGCTATCGCTGTTTCGGCACCGGCGAGATGGGCATCGGCAATTCCACGCCGGCCACGGCCATCAACTGTGCGCTGTTCGGTTTCGACCCTGACGAGGCCACGGGCCCGGGGGCCGGTTCCGATCCCGAACGGGTGCGCCACAAGGCCGCCATCGTGCGTCGCGCCCTGGAGGTCAACGCCGCGGCCCTGAAGGGCGACGGGGTGGACATCCTGGCCGCGCTGGGCGGTTTCGAGCTGGCCATCATGGCCGGCATCATGCTGGGGGCCGCGTCGCGCTCCCTGCCCATACTGGTGGACGGCTTCATCTGCAGCGCCGCCTATGCCGCCGCGGTGCGCATCTGCCCGCTGGTGGCCCAGTACGCCATCCTGTCCCATGCCTCGGCCGAGCCCGGCCATGTGCCCGCCCTGGGCGCGCTGGACAGCGGCACGCCCCTGCTGCACCTGGACATGCGGCTGGGCGAGGGCACCGGCGGCGCCGTGGCCTATCATTTGCTGCGCTGCGCCGTGAACATCTTCAACGAGATGGCCACCTTTGCCGAGGCGCAGGTGGACGAAGGCCTGTGA
- the rpoZ gene encoding DNA-directed RNA polymerase subunit omega: MARITVEDCQERVNNRFLLVQMAIKRVRQYREGYEPLIESRNKEAVTALREIAAGKVLPDDMSLYNPLPEGQESAKNEG; the protein is encoded by the coding sequence ATGGCCCGCATTACCGTGGAAGATTGCCAGGAACGCGTGAACAACCGCTTTTTGCTGGTCCAGATGGCCATCAAGCGTGTGCGCCAGTACCGTGAAGGCTATGAGCCCCTCATCGAAAGCCGCAACAAGGAAGCCGTGACCGCTCTGCGCGAGATCGCCGCGGGCAAGGTGCTGCCTGACGACATGAGCCTGTACAATCCCCTGCCCGAAGGTCAGGAGTCCGCCAAGAACGAAGGCTAA